A stretch of DNA from Serinibacter arcticus:
CGCCGCCCGGCCCCGTCCCGCCGCCGGGCGCTCACCCGGCCCTCGGTCGCCGTCGCCGTCGTGGCCTTCACCGCCGGGATCCTCTTCGCGATGAGCGCCACGCTGTTCGCGGGCCTCGACGACGGTCGCCCCCGTGACCTGCGCTCGCTCGTCCGCGAGGAGAGCGAACGCCTCACCGAGCGCAACGAGGCGGTGGCCGAGCTCCGCGCGGAGGTCGTGACGCTCGAGGAGAGCTTCGACGTCGTCGTGGACGAGCCGGATCCGGCCGTGCTGCTCGCCGTCGGCCAGGAGCCGGTGCGCGGCGGGGGGATCAGCGTGTCGCTGTCGGACGCGCCGTCGACCTCGTCCTCCGACAACCTCGACGACCTCGTCGTCCACCAGCAGGACCTGCAGTCGGTCATCAACGCGATGTGGCTCGGCGGCGCCGACGCCGTCTCGGTCCAGGGTCAGCGGATCGTGGCGACCAGCGCGGTGCGCTGCGTGGGCAACGTGCTGCTGCTGCACGGCCGCACCTACTCCCCGCCGTACGTCATCGAGGCGATCGGCGACCCCGAGTCGCTGGTCGACGCCGTCGAGAGTGATCCCGGGGTCCAGCTGTACCTGCGGTACGTCGACGCGTACGGCCTCGGCTGGTCGCTGGCCGAGGAGGACGAGCTCGACCTGCCCGCGTACACCGGGACGCGTACGCTCACGTACGCCACCCCTGTGAAGGAGAACGATGACTACCGCTGAGACGATGCTGCCCGTGCGGCACCAGCGCCGACGACGCCGCGGCGGCGTCGGGTCGATGATCCTGGGTGTCGTCGGCGAGCTCCTCATCACGGCCGGGCTGCTGCTCGGCCTGTTCGTCGCCTGGCAGCTGTGGTGGACCGACGTCGAGGCCGGCCAGCTCCAGAACCAGCTCTCCGAGACGCTCGACACCGAGCTGCCCACCTCGCCCGACGTCGTGGCCGACCCCCAGGTCGAGGCCCCGCCGGTGGCGCTCGCGCCGCTGGACGCGACGACGTTCGGCCGGCTCTGGGTGCCGCGCTGGGACAACGGCGACAACCCGTACAACAAGACGATCTCCCAGGGCACCGACCGCGCCACGGTGCTCGACGTGCTCGGCATCGGGCACTACGAGGACACGGCCATGCCGGGCGAGATCGGCAACTTCGCGCTCGCGGGTCACCGGCAGAGCCACGGCAAGCCGTTCTACGACGTCACGTCCCTGCAGATCGGCGACGACCTCGTCGTCGAGACGGCGGAGGCCTGGTACGTCTACAAGGTCACCACCACCGACATCGTGGCGCCGACGCAGGTCGACGTGATCGCGCCGAACCCCACGGACCCGGCCACGCAGCCGACCGTCGCCAGCATCACTCTGACCACCTGTCACCCGCTGTTCTCCACGAGGGAGCGCTTCATCGTGCACGGCGAGCTGTCCAGCTGGGTCCCGCGTGACGCGGGCCGTCCCGCCGAGCTCGGAACGGGGGTCTGACGTGTACGGAGCGATCTGGCGAATCCTTCCCGGGCCGGCCTGGGTGAAGGCGATCCTCGCGCTGATCCTGATCCTCGCCGTCGTGGCCGCGCTGTTCCTGTGGGTCTTCCCGGCGGTGGCGCCGCTGCTGCCGTTCGACCAGCAGACGGTGGAGACGCCGTGACGACGGCGCTCGCGCGTGCGCCGCGCATCCTCGTCGTCGACAACTACGACAGCTTCGTCTACACGATCGTCGGCTACCTGCAGCAGCTCGGGGCCGAGACGACGGTCCTGCGCAACGACGCCCTCGCCGGCACCCCCGACGAGCTCGCGGAGTTCGACGGCGTGCTCGTCTCGCCCGGTCCCGGCACCCCCGCGGAGGCGGGCGCGTCGCTCGACGTGATCGCCGCGTGCGCCGTCACCGGCACGCCGATGCTCGGCGTCTGCCTCGGGCACCAGGCGCTCGCGGAGGCGTTCGGTGGGGTCGTCACGCACGCCGAGGAGCTCATGCACGGCAAGACGTCCGCCGTCACGCACGACGACGCCGGGCTGTTCGCCGGGCTCGGCGCCCCGTTCACCGCGACCCGGTACCACTCGCTCGCCGTCGTGACCTCCACGGTGCCTGACGAGCTCGAGGTGACCGCGTGGACCGGGGGCGACGACACCCCCCGCATCGTCATGGGGCTCTCGCACCGCGAGCTGCCGCTGCACGGTGTCCAGTTCCACCCCGAGTCGGTGCTCACCGAGGGCGGTCACCGCCTGTTCGCGAACTGGCTCGCGGTGGTGGGCGACGACGGTGCCGTCGCGCGCAGCGAGGGCATGCGGCCGCTCGCGGCGCTGTAGCTCGGATCCTTCGGCCGGCCCGGGGGCTCGCGCCGGTTCGCGCGCTCGAGCGCCCGACGGCGACGGCGACGGCGTGGCCGCGCCCTTGTGGTCGCTGGGGCTTGACGACCGCGCCCTTGTGGTCGCTCTGACGCCCTCGTAGCGACCACAGGGGCGCGGTCGGCGCAGTCCCATGACCGGAAGGGCCTCGCGAGTGGACCCGAAGGGCCTCGCGAACGGCGGACGGCCCCGGGCTGGTGCCCGGGGCCGTCTGCTGCTCGTGGTGAGTCAGGCGTCAGTCGTCGTTGCCGCCGCCGCCGCCGCCACCGCCGCCGCCGCCGCCACCGGGCGGCGGGGTCGTCGGAGACGCCGTCTCGGTCGGCTCCGTGGCGATCCAGACGGTGATGCTCGAGCCGCGCTCGACCGTGCCCTTCGGGTCCCACTCGACGACGATGCCGGCGTCGACGTCACCGCTCGGCTGCATCATGAACGTCGGCGTCAGACCCGCCTCGGTGAGCGCCGTCTCCGCCTCGGCCTGGGTCAGACCCTCGAGGTCGGGGACCTCCGCCGTCGTCGGCTCGGCCGCGATCTGGACCGTGATGCGCGGCGCGAGGCGGTCCACCTCACCCTTCGGGTTCCAGTCGATGACCAGGCCGGGCTCGACGTCCGTCGACTCCGTGGGCACGAACTCGTAGGAGTTCAGCCCCGCCTCGACGAGGCGCTGCTCGGCGTCCACCTGCGAGAGGCCGGTGAGGTCGGGGACGTCGGCGAAGCCGGACGCCGTGACGAGCGTGAACTCGGCGTCGGGCGCCGCGTCGCTCCCGACCCCGGGCGTCACCTCGAAGATCTGGCCCTGGCTGTACTCCGCGGTGTTGCCCTCGCGGACCGTGAAGTTGCTGTCGAAGCCCGCCTGCCTGATCGCGTTCCGCGCCTGCTCCTCGGTCATGCCGATGACGTCAGGCACCTGCAGCGCGTCGGGTCCGCTCGAGATCGTCACGGTGACGGTCTGCCCCGGGGCGATCGACTGGCCGGCGGTCGGGTTGCTGCTGATCGCGAGACCGGCCTCGACGTCGACGCTCGCCGCCGTCGTGGACGCGAAGACGAGCTGCTCGGCCTCGATCAGGCGCTGGGCCTCGGCCTCGGTCTCGCCGACGACGTCGGGGACCTCGACGTTGACCGGGGTGGTCTCGCTCGGCGTCGGTTCCGGCTCGTTGCGGTTGTTGGTCACCGCGAACACGACGATCGCGCCGACGAGCAGGACGGCGAGGATCGAGAGCACCCAGATCCAGGCGCGCCCCTTCCTCTCCTCCTCGTCCTCCGGCGGCACGGGCGGGAGGTTGGTCGAGGTCGGTGCGGTCGGCGGTCCGCTCAGCACCTGGGTGGCGGCGTTGCGCGCGGCGGCCGACCCGGTCGCCGCGGCGGCCGCGTTGGCGGCGGCGATGACGCCGACGGCGGGCGCCCCGACGATCCCGCCGCGCTGGGCGGCCTCGAGGTCGGCGCGGAACTCCTCGGCGCTCTGGTAGCGGACGTTGCGGTCCTTCGCCAGCGCCTTGAGCGTGATGCGGTCGAGCTCGTTGGGCACGTCGGGCGCGAGCGAGCTCGGCGTCGGCGGCTCCTCCCGCACGTGCTGGTAGGCGACGGCGACGGGCGAGTCGCCCACGAACGGCGGCCGCCCGGTGAGCAGCTCGAACAGGAGCGCGCCCGTGGAGTAGACGTCGGAGCGCGCGTCGACGACCTCGCCGCGCGCCTGCTCCGGGGACAGGTACTGCGCGGTGCCGACCACGGCCTGCGTCTGCGTCATGGTGGCGGCCGAGTCGGCCATCGCCCGCGCGATGCCGAAGTCCATGACCTTGACGTCGCCCGCCGTCGTGATCATCACGTTGGCCGGCTTGATGTCGCGGTGCACGATGCCCGCGTGGTGGGAGTACTCCAGCGCCGAGAGCACGCCGGAGGTGATCTCCACGGCCTCGTCGATCGGGAGGGCGGCGCCGTCGCGGATCAGCTCGCGGACCGTGTGGCCCTCGACGTACTCCATGACGATGAACGGCAGGTGGTGCGGGACGCCGTCGCCACCGGTGTGCGTGTCCTCGCCCGTGTCGTAGACCGACACGATCGCGGGGTGGTTGAGCGCGGCCGCGGACTGCGCCTCGCGGCGGAAGCGGGCCTGGAACGTGGAGTCCTGCGCCAGGTCGGAGCGGAGGAGCTTGATGGCGACGCGACGGGAGAGCCGGTTGTCACGACCGATGTGCACCTCGGCCATGCCTCCGCGACCGATGAGCTCACCGACCTCGTACCGCCCGGCCAGAACCCGGGGAACCTGATCTACCACTGGAGAACCTCTCGACTCTTGAACGGGGCGAGTTCGCCCTGCTCGTACGCCACCCGCGCCGCGGGAGCTGTGACCGGACCGCTGGGGTCCGCGTGTTCGACGGCTGCGGCGGCGTGTGCTGCCGGTGAGCCCAGGTTAGCGACCGTGAGGATCGCGAGCGTGATCAGAGCCGCGAGGACCACGATCCCGACGGCGGCGATCACCTCCCGCGCCCGGCTCGGCCGACGTGCTCGGTTGCGTCGGGCACCCGGCTGGTGCGTGCCCGGGGGCCGCTCGCCGGGCGGCGTCGTGGAGCGCGGGCCGTCGGTGCGGCCCCGACGGGAGGTCGACGGCGAACCCTCGCCCGCCGTCGTCGTCCGCCCCTTGCGGGGGCTGCGCCACGCGCCGATCGCCCGCCGCGGGTCCCACGCCCCTGACTCGAGCTCGGCGAGCAGCGACCGGGCGCGCTCGGCCACGACGGCGGCCGAGGCGGGCCGGCGCTCGGGGTCCTTCTCGAGCATCGAGGTGACGAGCTCGCGCAGCGGCTCGTCGACGGTGCCCGGCAGCGGCGGCAGCTTCTCGGTGACGTGCGCGAACGCGATGTCGACCTGGGTCGCGCCGGTGAAGGGACGCCGGCCGGCCAACGCCTCGTAGGCGATGATCCCGAGCGCGTAGACGTCGCCGGCGCCGGTCGCGGGCTTGCCCATCGCCTGCTCGGGCGGCAGGTACTGCGCCGTCCCCATGACCATCCCGGCGTCGGTCATCGGCGCCTGGTTCTCGCCGATGGAGATGCCGAAGTCGGTCAGCTTGACCTTGCCGTCGGCCGTGAGGAGCAGGTTGCCGGGCTTGATGTCGCGGTGCACGACGCCCTGCGCGTGCGCGGCCGCCAGGGCGTCGGCCGTCTGCGCCAGGACGTCGAGGATCGTGCGCGGGGTGAGCGTGCGCTCGCGCCGCAGGACGGTCGCGAGCGTCTCGCCCTCGACGAGCTCCATCACGAGGTAGCCGAGCCCGCCGATCACGCCCGAGTCGTACGTGCGCGCGATGCCCGGGTGCTCCAGCCGCAGCGAGTTGCGGGCCTCGGCGGCGATCCGGTCGAGGAAGAGCTGCTCACCGGCGAACTCCGGCCGCATCACCTTGGCCGCGAATCGCTGTCCGCTGCCGATCTCGACGGCGGACCACACCTCTCCCATGCCACCGATGGCGATGCGTTCGGTGAGCTCGTACCGGCCGTCGAGCACGACTCCTGCGCGCGGCGTCATCGGAGCACCGCCTCGATGACGGCCTTCGCGATCGGCGCGGCGAGCTGCCCGCCCGAGAACTCGGCGTTGTTCGGGTCCGCGCCGTTGACCAGCACGACGGCGACGGCCACCTGCGGGTCCTCGGCCGGCGCGAACGAGGTGAACCACGCGTGCGGGTAGTCGCGGACCGTGCCCTCGTCGAACCCGGACTCGGCCGTGCCGGTCTTGCCCGCGACGTCGACGCCGTCGATCCGTGCGCGCGAGCCGGTGCCGTTCGCGACGACGTTGACCATCATCTCCGTCATCGTCCGGGCGACCTCGGGGGTCACGGGCTCGGAGAACAGGTCGGGGCTGGTCTCGGCGACGACGGACAGGTCCGCCGCCCGCTCGGTGGCCACGAGGTAGGGGGTCATCAGCTCGCCGTCGTTCGCGATCCCGGCCGCGACCATCGCCATCTGCATGGGGGTGGTGCGCACGTCGAGCTGGCCGATCGCCGTCTGGCCCAGCGCGGCCTCGCTCTCGATCTCACCGAGGCGGCTCGGTGTCACCGTGAGCGGCACCGACAGCTCGGCGCCCCAGCCGAAGGCCTCGGCCTGGTCGCGGATCGCCTGCTCGCCGAGCGTGATCGCCAGCTGCGAGAACGGGGTGTTGCAGGACTTCTGCAGGGCCAGCATGAGGGTGGCGGTCTCGCCGTCGTCGCAGCGCGCACCGCCCGGGTTGGAGATCGTCGCGTTCGAGCCGGGCAGCTCCAGGACGTCGAGGGCCGGGACGCGCGTCTCGGCGTCGTAGTCCCCGGTCGACAGCGCGGCGGCGAGGTCGATGAGCTTGAAGGTCGAGCCGGGGGCGTAGGTGTCGCCGGCGATCGCGCGGTTGACCAGGGGCCGGCCCGGGTCGTTGATCAGGGTCTGCCACGCCTCGTTGACCGCGGCCGTGTCGTGGCCCGCGAGCAGGTTCGGGTCGAAGCTCGGTGTGGAGACGAGCGCGAGGATGGCGCCGGTGCTCGGATCGAGCGCGACGACGGCGCCCTCGCGGCCGTCGAGGGCGTCCCACGCCGCCTGCTGCGCCTCGGGGTCGAGCGTCAGCTCCACGCTGCCGCCCTGGGGCTGACGGCCGGTGACGAGGGCGCCGAGCCGCTGCCGCCACAGCGACGGCGCCGTGCCGTTGAGGACCGTGTTCGCCGCCGTCTCGATCTGGGTCTGGCCGAAGACGATCGAGCTGTAGCCGGTGACCGGGGCGTAGAGCGGGCCGTTGGCGTACGTGCGCTGGAACGCGTACGGGGTGTCGACGGGCACGGACGTGGCGATCGGCGTACCGGCCACGACGATCGGACCGCGCTCGCGGCCCTGCTCGCGGTAGGTGGCGCGACGGTTGCGGTCGTCGGCGTTGAGGTCGCCTGCCTGGAAGACCTGGATCGACGTCAGCGCGACCATGAGGGTGACGAACATCGCCATCACGACGAGGCTGATGCGGCGCAGGGGCGTGTTCACGCGGGACCCACCCCCGGCGGGGGGTCGAGACGGCCGGTGGCGTCGTCGTCGTACGTCTGGCCGTCGTCGCGCTCGGAGGAGGCCGGCGCGGCCGGCTCCTCGCGGTCGGCGATCGAGGCCCGGACGGGGCCGGCGGACCCTCCGGCCGCGGCGACCGCGGGCGCGCGCGGGGCGGAGACGACGGCGATCGGGGTCGCCTCGACGTTGGCGCCGGGGCGACGGGCGCCGTCGGACAGCCGCAGCAGCAGCGCCAGGATGATCCAGTTCGCGAGCAGCGAGGAGCCACCGGCCGCAAGAAACGGCATCGTCAGGCCGGACAGCGGGATGACGCGCGTCGCGCCGCCGACGACGATGAAGCACTGCAGCGCCATCGTGAAGGACAGGCCGCAGGCGAGCAGCTTGCCGAAACCGTCGCGGATGCCGATCGCGGTGCGCAGCCCGCGCTGCACGAGCAGCACGTACATGAGGAGGACGGCGACGATGCCGGTCAGCCCGAGCTCTTCCGCCAGCGACGGCATGATCATGTCGGCGTTGGCCGAGTAGGTGAGCTGCGGGTAGCCCTCGCCCCAGCCGGTGCCGAACAGGCCGCCGTTGGCCATGCCGAACAGGCCCGAGACGATCTGACCCGAACCGCCGGGGTTGCGGTTGTAGATCTCGGGGTCGAGCGCGTGCAGCCAGACGTCGAACCGCGCCTGGACGTAGCCGACGTTCGCGGCGACCAGGGCGACACCGCCGAGGGTCAGCAGCAGGCCGATGATCACCCAGGACAGCCGCTCGGTGGCCACGTAGAGCATCGCGATGAACAGGCCGAACAGCAGGATCGAGGTGCCGAGCTCGCGCTGGGAGAGCAGCACGCCGACGCTCACGGCCCACGCCAGGATGATCGGGCCGAGGTCGCGCAGGCGCGGCAGCGCGACGCCGAGGACCTTCCTACCGGCGAGCGTGAGGGTGTCGCGGTGCGTCACGAGGTAGCCGGCGAAGAACACGGCGAAGCAGAGCTTGGCGAGCTCGGCCGGCTGCAGCGTCAGCGGTCCGACACGCACCCACAGCTGTGAGCCGTTGATGGTCATGCCGATCCCGGGCAGCATCGGCAGCAGGAGAAGCACGAGTCCGGCCACGAGGGCGGTCCAGGTGTAGCGGCGCAGCGTGCGGTGGTCGCGGAGCGCGACGAGCACCGTCAGCGCGGCCGCGGCGCCGACGGCGACCCACATCATCTGTCGCGACGGGTCGACGTCCCACGAGACGTCGCGCCCCTCGAGCGCGATGTGGACGCGCGCGATCATCGCCAGGCCGATGCCGTTGAGCGCGACCACGAGCGGGAGCATCACCTGGTCCGCGTACGGCGCGCGCCACCGGAGCACGAGGTGCACCGCCAGGGCGACGCCGCCGAGCAGGCCGGCGAACGCGAGGAGGTCCTCGGGCACGGCGCCGCGGGTCGCGAGCCCCACCTGCAGGTACGCGTACACCCCGATCCCGACGGCGGGGACCAGGAGGGCGAGCTCTCGCCAGCGGCTGCGGGACGGGGTGAGCGCCTCGATCGTGACCATCAGGGGGTCGCCGTCGTCCCGGTGGCCGGCGGGGTGGTCGACGGCGTCGTCGAGGTGGATGCCGGGTCGGTGGGCGACGTGGTGGGGGTGGCCGGGTCGGTCGGGTCGGTGGCGTCGGTCTCGTCGTCGGACGCGGCCGTGCTCTGGGCGCGCAGGCTCGTCACGAGCTCCTCGGCGTCCTGGAGCGACCCGCTCTCGGGCGTGATGTTCTGCGCCAGCCGGTCCTGGGCGAACGGGGGCAGGTCGTCCACGCGCAGGTCGGTCGTCTCCACGGCGGTGCTGAGGTGGAGCGGTCCGAGGTTCTGCGGGATGCCGCGGTAGATCGCCACGAACTCGCCGGAGGCGGCGACGTAGTGCTGGGTCTGGGTCCACCGGTAGCCCGAGACGCCGGCCGCGACGAGCGCGAGCAGCAGCGCGAGCACCGTGATGATCGCGCCCGTGCGGCGCTTCTTCCGCTTCGGGGCGGCAGCGTCGTCGCCGTCCTCCGCCTCGCCGTCACCGGCGGCCGAGGTGAGGGCCGCCGCGCGAGCCGCGGCCCCGGACCCGCCGCGCGTCGGCTTCTTCCAGTGGGCCGCGGCCGAGCCGACGACCTGCGGGGTCGTGTCGGGGGCGGCGCCGTCGGGCAGCGTGTCGAGCTCGACGACGTCGGCGATGACCGCCGTGATGTTGTCGGGACCCCCGGCGCGCAGGGCGAGGTCGACGAGCCGGTCGGCGCACTCGCCGGCGTCGGTGACGCTCGTGAGCGTCTCGACGATGGTGTCGTGGCTGACGAAGGAGGAGACGCCGTCGGAGCACAGCAGGAACCGCTCGCCGGCGTGCAGCTCGCGGACGGACTCGTCCAGGTCGACGCCGAGATCGTGGTCGCCGAGCACGCGCAGGATCACGGAGCGGTGCGGGTGGTTCTCCGCCTCCTCCGGGTCGAGCTGGCCCTGGTCGACGAGGTGCTGGACGTAGGTGTGGTCCGTCGTGAGGCGGCTGACCTGGCCGTCGCGCACCAGGTAGGCGCGCGAGTCGCCGATGTGGATCATCGCGAGCTTGCGGCCCGAGCGCAGGGCGGCGATGAGCGTCGTGCCCAGGCCGGCGAGGTCGGGGTTGTCCAGCGCGCGCGTGCGGAGCTCGGTGTGCGCCTCGACGACGGCGTCGCGCAGCAGGGTGAGCATGTCGCCCGCGTGGGACTCGCCGTCGAGCGGCGCGAGGTGCGCGATCGCGATCGAGGAGGCGATGTCGCCGCCGGCGGGGCCGCCCATGCCGTCGGCGAGGACGAGCAGGTGGGGCCCGGCGTAGCCCGAGTCCTGGTTGCTGCTGCGGATGAGGCCGACGTCGGAGCGCGCGGCGTAGCGGAAGGCGAGGGTCACGGGTCTACCTCCGCAGCTCGATGACGGTCTGGCCGATCTTCAGCTGGCGCCCCGGGTCCATCGGCTCGGGCTCACCGACGCGGTGGCCGTCGAGCGAGGAGCCGTTGGTGGAGCCGAGGTCCTCGACGAACCAGCGACCGTCGTGCGGGAAGATCCGCGCGTGCCGCCCGGAGGCGTAGTCGTCGTCGAGCACCAGGGTGCAGGACGGCGCGCGGCCGATGAGGACGGCGGAGGAGTGCAGGTTGAGCGTGGTCCCCGACAGCGGGCCGGCCAGCACGACGAGCGTGACGGGGGCCGAGCGGTGCTGGGCCGGGGAGTCCTCGGGGTCGTCCGGGGAGAGGTCGGAGCGCTTGCCGCCGAGGCGACGACGCGCGGTCGGGGTGCTGCGGGCGCCGACGCGGGTGCCGTAGATGTCGCGGCGCAGCGTGCGCAGGCACCACAGGACCATCAGCCAGAGCAGGACCAGGAAGGACAGCCGCAGGACCGTGAGGACGAGTTCGCTCACGCGTCGGCGCCCTCACCCGAGTAGTACAGGAGCCGCGTGCGGCCCATCGTGATGGTGTTGCCGTCCACGAGCGTGGCGGCGGTGATGCGGTTGCCCTCGACGAACGTGCCGTTCGTGGAGCCGAGGTCGGTGACGACGACGCCGCGGGGCGTGCGTCGGATCTCGAGGTGGCGGCGCGAGACGCCCGTGTCGTCGACGACGATGTCCGACTCCGTGCCGCGGCCCAGGACCGTGCTCTCGCTGGTGAGGAGGTAGCGCTTGCCGTCGATGTCGATGAGCGGGTGACGCGGCGGCTCGGGGACGGCGCCGGTCCAGGCGTGCGCGGCGGCCGGCTGGTTCGAGGCGGCGCCGGGCGTGCCGGGCGTGCCGGAGGCGGAGGGCGTGCCGGGCGCGGCGTCCGAGGTGCCGGCGGCGCGGACGGTGGAGGAGTGGACGCGGAACCGGCCGGTCTCCAGGTCGGGCTTGGCGGTGAACGTGACGGCGAGCGGGCCGACCAGGGAGAAGCCCTGCTCGCGGGCGTACTCGGCGGCCGAGGCGATGACCTCGTCGGCCAGGGCGTCCTCGCCCCACTCGACGATGCGCTCGTGGTCGCTCTCGCCGAGCTCGACGTCGAACGCGTTCGGCACGACGGTGCGGCCGCGCGAGAACGAGGCGGCGCGGTCGTCCATGTCCTTGCGGATGGCGCTCGCGATCTCGACGGGCTTGACCTCGGAGCGGAACGCCTTGGCGAAGGCAGAGCTCACCACGCGTTCGACGCCCTTCTCGAACCTGTCGAGAACGCCCATCGTGCACCTCCGGCGTTGCTTGGTCCCGGCTCCGGATGAGTCGAGGCGTGGTCGTGCGGGTCACTGCGGCTCGCGCCCGGTCGAGCTGGGTCGGGCTGAGGGTCGAGCTGGGTCGGGCGGGCGGGAGTCCGGAGCCTGGCGAGCTTGCGCTGCACGGCACGGATCCGCCGTCGTTCATCGTAACGGGGGCGGTGGGTTCGAGGGCGGCAACCCGGGGGCGGGGTGGGGGAACTCCCGTGGGGAGGGTGTGAAGGCGCGGGCCGTGCCGGGCCGCGCCGCGGGCGGCGGACGGTCGCCGTCGGACGGAACCGGTCGAGCGGCACTGGGAACCGCTGCAGCGGCACCCGGAACCGCTGCAGCGGAGATCGGGGTCCGGAAGCGGAGGTCGGCCGGCGTCGTCGCAGGTCAGGGGCCCGACCGGTGCGCGACGGCGGAGGGTTGCCGCTGGTGCGGTTCGGGGTGCCGCTGGAGTGGCGGCACGGGGGGCCGCGGCCGGCGGTGTCGTCCGCACCACGGGCGTGTTCGAGACGCCGATCGGAGGGTGGTAGTCTCGTCTGCGCTGATCCCGTGGGAAACCGCTGGTGGACGACGGGCAGGCACCACGCGCAAGTGGCGGAATAGGCAGACGCGCACGGTTCAGGTCCGTGTGTCCGAAAGGACGTGGGGGTTCAACTCCCCCCTTGCGCACGTCGTTCGAAGGCGGGATCCCGGTGAGTCGGGGTCCCGCCTTCGGCGTTTCTCGGGCGCTCCGCGGTCAGCGCGTCGCGATCTGGACGACTCCCTGCGCGATCACGAAGATCGCGATCGCGCCGCCGACGAGCAGCAGCGTCCAGGTCTGTCGGCTCTGCCGACGCTTCGTCTCGGTCTCGTGGGCGGCCTTCGCCGCCTCGGCGGCCACCTCCGGATCGACGTCGGACGACGTCGCGGCGGGCGCGTCGTCGTCGACCCACAGCTCCCAGCCCGCGGGCAGCGGCGGGAAGTCGGCGGGCGGGGTCCAGTCCGGCGTCGGGGTCCAGCCGCGCGGCGGCGTCGGCCAGCTGGGCGGCGGGTTGTAGCGAAGGGCCATGTCCAGCACCGTATCCCGGTCCGGCGACCACCCGATGGACGCGACCGCTCAGTCCCCGACCACGAACGCGTACCTGCCCTTGGTCTCGTCGGACGCGCCGTCGGTGAGGCCCAGGAACCAGCCCGCGTACTCCGACCAGGAGTGGCGCGCGAGGTAGGTGTTCTCGCGCTCGGCGTCGGGCTGCGCGTCACCCCAGTCGCTGTCGATCACGTAGCGCCCCGCGGC
This window harbors:
- a CDS encoding FHA domain-containing protein FhaB/FipA — encoded protein: MSELVLTVLRLSFLVLLWLMVLWCLRTLRRDIYGTRVGARSTPTARRRLGGKRSDLSPDDPEDSPAQHRSAPVTLVVLAGPLSGTTLNLHSSAVLIGRAPSCTLVLDDDYASGRHARIFPHDGRWFVEDLGSTNGSSLDGHRVGEPEPMDPGRQLKIGQTVIELRR
- a CDS encoding PP2C family protein-serine/threonine phosphatase, translating into MTLAFRYAARSDVGLIRSSNQDSGYAGPHLLVLADGMGGPAGGDIASSIAIAHLAPLDGESHAGDMLTLLRDAVVEAHTELRTRALDNPDLAGLGTTLIAALRSGRKLAMIHIGDSRAYLVRDGQVSRLTTDHTYVQHLVDQGQLDPEEAENHPHRSVILRVLGDHDLGVDLDESVRELHAGERFLLCSDGVSSFVSHDTIVETLTSVTDAGECADRLVDLALRAGGPDNITAVIADVVELDTLPDGAAPDTTPQVVGSAAAHWKKPTRGGSGAAARAAALTSAAGDGEAEDGDDAAAPKRKKRRTGAIITVLALLLALVAAGVSGYRWTQTQHYVAASGEFVAIYRGIPQNLGPLHLSTAVETTDLRVDDLPPFAQDRLAQNITPESGSLQDAEELVTSLRAQSTAASDDETDATDPTDPATPTTSPTDPASTSTTPSTTPPATGTTATP
- a CDS encoding FhaA domain-containing protein translates to MGVLDRFEKGVERVVSSAFAKAFRSEVKPVEIASAIRKDMDDRAASFSRGRTVVPNAFDVELGESDHERIVEWGEDALADEVIASAAEYAREQGFSLVGPLAVTFTAKPDLETGRFRVHSSTVRAAGTSDAAPGTPSASGTPGTPGAASNQPAAAHAWTGAVPEPPRHPLIDIDGKRYLLTSESTVLGRGTESDIVVDDTGVSRRHLEIRRTPRGVVVTDLGSTNGTFVEGNRITAATLVDGNTITMGRTRLLYYSGEGADA